The DNA window TCCATTCAAAATAGTCCCTGTAGGAGAAGCAAAGCATGGATCTGTCCTCATGCACCTCGAAAAAAGCAGCATCAACGGGAACATCGCAGATATTACATTTGACACGGGAGCCGGAGTAAATATGATTTCCGATTCTCTTGCCAAAAAATTCAATCTTATTCCCATTGACGGCTATGTAACCGTGGCCGGCATAGGACAGCGCAAAGGGCAGTTTGCCATAGCGAAAGAAGTTAAAATCGGCAACATGACGGTCAGCGATGTCCCATTTGTAATAATGGATTTCAAAACCGGACATGCCAAAGCCGACAATTATACCGATTGTTTCAACGTTGTCATTGGAAGCGAACTGATGTTACAACTGAAAGATCTGACCATAGACTTTATCAACCGCGAAATAACCATACCTTCCGAAGTTGCCGAGCGAAGCAATGCAACCCCTAATATATGTTTCGGTCAAGGCATGTCGCTCAACGTTATCGGAGCTGTTTTAAACAATCCTCTTCTCATGTGTATTGACACCGGTGATGCCTCCTACGGAACATTGGATGCTTCATTCTTTGAAGCCAACAAGGATTTCATAAAATCTAACGCCGAAACCGACACCATCCGCCGGGCAGGTATCGGGGGTGTGACTGAATCGCTATGTTACCGTGTCAGAAATATGCCTGTCAGTATGGGCGGTCACACTGTCGGAGTCCCGGACCTTGTCGTTGACACTTCGCAATCATCCGCAGCAATGAACTTCGAATGCAACATAGGGCTAAAGACATTGATGATGTTTGACAAAATAAGGTTCAATCTGGTTGATTTTGTCCTGACCACCGACACTGATAATTCCTCAGTCCACAATAAGTCACGCTACAATCCCCCGGTTTTCAAATTTACGAAAGCAAACGGACCTTCTGCTTTACAGGCTTTGGGAATCGTAGCTATTGGCATAACCAGAGGTCTTATCAACCCCAATGCTCCTGCCAATCCTGATTTATGATAGACGATATTATTGCAAAAAAAGAAGAGGCAACCTGCTGACCGGTTGCCTCTTCTTTTTAGTTTCAAACTGTCAGACAGGACATCAGACCATTATCTAAAGAATCTATATTCCATCATAAACCTGATCTTTGACCTGTCACATCAATCAAATGTCTGTCTCTTATTCCTCTTCTGCGAACATCGGATCCCACGGCGGGAGAAGTGTAGGATTCTGCTTGAGAACTTCCTTGACCTTGGGAGTGATATACTTCTTGTTGACAACGAGACGGAACATATATTCGTCAAACCACTTGTCGGTCATGATAAGATGCCCGTCGTTCGCACCATTGCCCCAGCTATTTTCCACCATCCATTTTTTAGGAGTGTCGTTGGCATCGAGATCCACTGCGACGAGAGTCATCGCGTGTGACGAAGCCGACGAATGAGTGCGGATGCGGTCGGCCTTGTCCATGCCGAACTTAGTCCCGAACAATGAGTCATAGTCGAAATTGTCAATATCGAGCACACCTCTCTCACGGTCAATGAACTTGCCGACATCGCATGAGAAATACATCGCATTCTCATCCTTTATGGAAGCGATGGCCATTTTCTTTATGTCATCGATAGGGAGGTTGACATATGTCCAGTTGTAGCCGTCGTAGCCGTGACGGTCAAACTCGATTTCATACAGTTTATAGTACTCGCGTGTAGGATCGTTCATCAGCATCACATAATCGTTCTTCAGGTCATTTCCGGCAAACGTCTTGTAGAACGACTGCGGAGTGTAGGTCTCAGTGCTCACCACATTTCCGTCCTTGTCGCGGCGCGACCAAGTGAATTCCGTCGGCGGTTCACCGAGGTTAAGCGCAAGCATACGGTAAATTTCCTTAAGCATTTCCTTCTTGCGGGCAACGAGTGCCGAAGTGTTCTGTCCCGAAGCGGCGAGCTTGCGAAGCTCAAGGCCATCCTCGCGCAGCCGCAGACCGAGAAGACGGCGCATTGTCGAGGTCGACTTGCTACTGTTGCTCTCGCCCATCACTTCAATGGGAACCACACCATATTTCATAAGATTGTCGGATATGCCTGTGTACTGTCCACCGTCGCTGAGCGGATTGGAGAACAGCCAGTCGACCTTGCGGTCATCGGCAGGAAGTGAGGACGTATCAATTATGCCCTGAAGGAAAAGATTTGATTTTTCAAGCTGATCCCAGAAAAAATTGTAGCTCTGCGAGAGTTCAAGTTTAGGAAGATCATGGTCGCGCATCATCTGGGCACGCAACACGTTGAGTCCCGTAAAAAGCCAGCAACGGCCCGACGAGCGCTGATTGGTTATCCCCTTGCTCTTTACGCGGTGTGAGAAGGTCGCATCGAAATTGTTCTTATTGCTGTGATTGACAGCAAGCGAATTGATATCATTGTTGGCAATGGCATTGTGAATCGCCTTATTGGCAGGAGTCTTATCGTAGGCCGAGCGGAAATTTTCAATATCCGACTGCGAAATTCCACCTGTTTTGTCAGGTGTCGCGGCTAAAACCGACGGGAATGCCATCGAGAATGCAGCTCCGATAATAAATAGTGATTTTTTCATGGGCTGTGACTATTTGGTTAAATACTACTTATTTAAAGTTTATTTCATGGCAAATTTAGCAAATATTCACGAATACTAAAAATTCTTTTACATAATTTTTATTTCGAAAAATTTGGAGGATTCAAAATAAAGACCTAACTTTGCACACGTAAAAACCACGACATGGTTCCTTGGCCGAGTGGTTAGGCGCCGGTCTGCAAAACCGTTTACAGCAGTTCGAATCTGCTAGGAACCTCAAAAAACAACTCCGAAACTTACTTTCAATCAGAAGTTTCGGAGTTGTTTTTTTATTATATTCAGGTCTCGGAGATTTTGGTTCTGACTCATCTCCGAGACCGGACTGTCTGATTTTGATTCTACATCCGATGACATATTCAGTGGCAGCGGATATTCATCGCCGGAGAGAAACAGGTCTGTCAGCTTTTATGACGCAGACTTTTCAGCAGTTGCGGAAACCTTGTTCTTGTCTTTTGACTGGCCGTGACGATGGCCGGTGAGATTGCCTTTACGGCTCTTGGCATGCTTCATGAAAGCCTTGCCACCGTGCTGACGGCCTCCCCCATTGACATACATGTTTTCGAGGAATACCACATACTGCTCAGGACCGATGATAGCCTTGACCTCTTCAAGATAAGATTTCTTCTCTGCGCGACGGGCTGCCATACGCGAAGAATCGTTGCGTTGTTTTGCCTCCTTGCGGGTCTGTGCCTCCTGTTGGCGTGAAGCCTTACGCTTGCTGTCGAGCTGCTGGAGCTGCGACTTCTGCGAATCGCTCAGATTCAGACCTTCAAACGGATTGGCGGCCTTGCAGCATGCACGTTTTTCAGTGTTTTTACATTTTACATTTTCCTTATTGACCTTACATGTCTGCTCCGACTGAGCGGGAGTCTGTGCCATGCCGGTGAATGCGAAGAGTGACATTGCGACGAATGCTAAACCTAATACTTTCTTTTTCATTTCTATCGTACTGTTTGTTTTACTGTTATTATTTCGTGTTGTTTGTCTGTTTGACCGCCGCACCGTCAAACAGTTTAACCATCCTGCGTTCTTTAACCGAAATTTAACTCTTTGACCTGCAATATACTAAATATTCACAAAAATTCACCCGCCGGATTAAACCTTTTCGAAACATCCCATTCTCAGCCACGCCCCGGTCCAGCCTTTACACTAATATCTATATATTATATATAGTCCCGCCTTCCCGCGAATCAACGCCCGGCCGTAGTGTCAGGCAGCTCTTTAAGCGCATCAAGCAGCTCTCCTACAGACCTGTAGCATACTCCATCGTTTATGAAATATCCGGTGGCATCTGCCCTGACCACGACTTTTGTCCCACATCCGCAGTCATCGGTCACAGCAAGTCCCTGACGGGCAAGCGCCTTTCTGACCATATTGACATAAGGAGGACAACCTGTCAGAGAAACAGCACCCGAAATCCTGTGATTGATTTTAAACAAACCCGTTTCGATGTCAAACACCACTCCGTCACGCTGAAAATATCTGCCCATGTCGCCGTTCAGCGAAAGATCCTCGGGAGTGCCGATCGACACTCCGTGGGGCTTGTCAAGAAGCCATATCTTATCCGCAATCTGAAGAGCGAGTTCCAGATCGTGGGTTGAAAGAAAGATGGTCTTCGACTTTTCCCTTGACAGGCTTTGGAGCAACTGCATGATTTCAACCTTGCTCGGATAGTCAAGAAAGGCCGTCGGCTCGTCGAGGAATATGACCGGGGTCTCCTGCGCGAGAGACTTGGCAATCATCACCTTCTGACGCTCACCATCGCTAAGAGTCTGCACCGTCCGGCCTCTCAGAGCCTCTATGCCGACAAGCGAGATGGCCTCGTCGACAATCTCCTTGTCAGCCTTGTCCATGCGCCCCCAGAAACCGGTGTAAGGACTACGCCCCATCCCGACCAATTCACTGACAGTCATGTTGCTGACACTCAGCCTTTCGGTAAGCACTACTCCTATCACCTTGGCAAGTTCCGAATCCGTATATTCGGTAAGTGATTTCGAACCGATTGTAATTTCTCCGTTCAGAGGCGCAATGAAACCGGTCAACGTCTTAAGCAGCGTGGACTTACCTGCACCGTTAGGGCCGAGCAGACATGTCAGCTCTCCCGAATACAACGACGCATTTATATCCTTGGTGACTGCGACCCTCTCATTCCTGACACAATAGCCGGTATCAAGATGGCTCAGTCTTATCGTTTCATGTTGCTCTGCCATAGAATCCTTTCATTTATCTCATATACCGCAACGATGCGGACGGAACTACATCCGTCATTCCGCAGCCTTTGGAGCTTTATTGCCTGAACCTCCCGGTTTCCGGCCACGGCTGTTGCTTCGTTTATGTTTGCCGGGATTTCCCGCTGATTTTGATTGTTTAGCCACAGGAGTTGAATTGGGCTTCGCCTCTGCTCCGGGTGTTGCATCAGCTTTTGGCATCGTGGCCTGATTCGGTTTCGATCGCTGCTTCGGTTTGGCCGTCGGTCGTCGGCCGTCTCCTGCCTGAGCCTGATTTCTTCCGGACTGCTGACGATTATTATTGCCGCCGTGGCCGTTCCTGCGGCTGCCCGGACGACTGTTCCCTCCCCGTGGGCTGCGTTTGGCGGG is part of the Duncaniella dubosii genome and encodes:
- a CDS encoding retropepsin-like aspartic protease, which encodes MRKLLLSLLLILSTLACYARSYNDRIINAMNTGDWFALDSIHKTAPKDSVMPFLEVFSRCLIGNRLNRPDISVPAFDELFKNHSESLDLGNLLSSTVMFATDLGRSGHNRQAADFVKTILDATVGHLDSVWAESLELLISRHNALSHYKPYGITFTGSSGHIPFKIVPVGEAKHGSVLMHLEKSSINGNIADITFDTGAGVNMISDSLAKKFNLIPIDGYVTVAGIGQRKGQFAIAKEVKIGNMTVSDVPFVIMDFKTGHAKADNYTDCFNVVIGSELMLQLKDLTIDFINREITIPSEVAERSNATPNICFGQGMSLNVIGAVLNNPLLMCIDTGDASYGTLDASFFEANKDFIKSNAETDTIRRAGIGGVTESLCYRVRNMPVSMGGHTVGVPDLVVDTSQSSAAMNFECNIGLKTLMMFDKIRFNLVDFVLTTDTDNSSVHNKSRYNPPVFKFTKANGPSALQALGIVAIGITRGLINPNAPANPDL
- a CDS encoding C1 family peptidase; translated protein: MKKSLFIIGAAFSMAFPSVLAATPDKTGGISQSDIENFRSAYDKTPANKAIHNAIANNDINSLAVNHSNKNNFDATFSHRVKSKGITNQRSSGRCWLFTGLNVLRAQMMRDHDLPKLELSQSYNFFWDQLEKSNLFLQGIIDTSSLPADDRKVDWLFSNPLSDGGQYTGISDNLMKYGVVPIEVMGESNSSKSTSTMRRLLGLRLREDGLELRKLAASGQNTSALVARKKEMLKEIYRMLALNLGEPPTEFTWSRRDKDGNVVSTETYTPQSFYKTFAGNDLKNDYVMLMNDPTREYYKLYEIEFDRHGYDGYNWTYVNLPIDDIKKMAIASIKDENAMYFSCDVGKFIDRERGVLDIDNFDYDSLFGTKFGMDKADRIRTHSSASSHAMTLVAVDLDANDTPKKWMVENSWGNGANDGHLIMTDKWFDEYMFRLVVNKKYITPKVKEVLKQNPTLLPPWDPMFAEEE
- a CDS encoding ABC transporter ATP-binding protein, with amino-acid sequence MAEQHETIRLSHLDTGYCVRNERVAVTKDINASLYSGELTCLLGPNGAGKSTLLKTLTGFIAPLNGEITIGSKSLTEYTDSELAKVIGVVLTERLSVSNMTVSELVGMGRSPYTGFWGRMDKADKEIVDEAISLVGIEALRGRTVQTLSDGERQKVMIAKSLAQETPVIFLDEPTAFLDYPSKVEIMQLLQSLSREKSKTIFLSTHDLELALQIADKIWLLDKPHGVSIGTPEDLSLNGDMGRYFQRDGVVFDIETGLFKINHRISGAVSLTGCPPYVNMVRKALARQGLAVTDDCGCGTKVVVRADATGYFINDGVCYRSVGELLDALKELPDTTAGR